The following are from one region of the Geoalkalibacter subterraneus genome:
- a CDS encoding thermonuclease family protein produces MTAVSFLRVIIGLIIILLPMAGGCTEQDELQGQVTWIHDGDTLEVRGLGKVRLLGIDCPEMESSARDRFYRDNFNIPSSALRRTARAALDFNIQQVKGRQVTLQFDGSRRDRYGRLLAYVMLPDGRCLNHLLLEKGMATVYRKFDFSRKDDFFAAEERARRSGLGMWRTQSSSSPFQGLTFLRPAWAA; encoded by the coding sequence ATGACCGCCGTTTCTTTTTTACGGGTGATCATTGGTCTGATCATCATTTTGCTTCCCATGGCCGGCGGCTGCACTGAGCAGGACGAACTGCAGGGACAGGTCACCTGGATTCACGATGGAGACACACTGGAGGTCAGAGGGCTGGGCAAGGTGAGACTGCTGGGAATAGATTGCCCGGAGATGGAAAGTTCAGCCCGCGATCGCTTTTATCGGGACAATTTCAATATCCCGTCCTCCGCGCTGCGCCGCACAGCGCGTGCGGCTCTCGATTTCAATATCCAGCAGGTCAAAGGGCGACAGGTCACACTGCAATTTGACGGATCGCGCCGTGACCGCTACGGCCGGCTGCTGGCCTATGTCATGCTGCCCGACGGCCGCTGCCTGAACCATCTGCTGCTGGAAAAAGGCATGGCAACGGTCTACCGCAAATTTGACTTCAGCCGCAAAGATGATTTTTTCGCCGCCGAAGAGCGAGCGCGCCGATCCGGCCTCGGCATGTGGCGCACACAGTCATCATCCTCACCCTTTCAGGGGCTTACATTTCTTCGACCAGCTTGGGCAGCGTA
- a CDS encoding RrF2 family transcriptional regulator: MKLSTKSRYGVRALFDMAYHAGTLPVQIKDISRRQKISPRYLEQIFQDLKKAGLLKSRRGPQGGYFLARKPEEITAKEIILAAEGDMNLVPCTKQNGDCTTCCDFENVCVTQRLWEEATRKLHEYFEAITLKDLCDKGKEMGLEKELDHRFMYFI; encoded by the coding sequence ATGAAACTTTCTACCAAAAGCCGCTACGGCGTACGGGCACTGTTTGATATGGCTTATCATGCAGGAACCCTGCCGGTGCAGATCAAGGACATCTCCCGGCGCCAGAAAATTTCACCCCGCTACCTGGAACAGATTTTCCAGGATCTGAAAAAAGCGGGACTGCTTAAAAGCCGCCGCGGACCCCAGGGCGGGTATTTTCTGGCCCGCAAGCCCGAGGAGATCACCGCCAAGGAGATCATTCTTGCCGCAGAGGGTGACATGAATCTCGTTCCCTGCACGAAACAGAATGGCGACTGCACCACCTGCTGCGATTTCGAAAATGTCTGCGTCACACAGCGGCTGTGGGAGGAAGCTACCCGCAAACTGCATGAATATTTCGAAGCCATTACCTTGAAAGACCTGTGCGACAAGGGCAAAGAGATGGGCCTGGAGAAAGAGTTGGACCACCGCTTTATGTATTTTATCTAA
- the cysK gene encoding cysteine synthase A: MPTTTSETPLGQIGNTPLVRLNKLTGTRSAAVWGKLESANPGGSVKDRIALAMIEKAEKDGHLKPGATIVEPTSGNTGIGLSLVCAVKGYKLVLTMPDTMSQERRRLLGAYGAELVLTPGSQGMRGAIEMAETLVAERKGFMPQQFRNPANPAVHEETTGPEIIRALEGRIDAFVAGVGTGGTITGVGHALRAKNPKVLIMAVEPADSPVLSGGDPGPHRIQGIGAGFIPDVLDTAVYNDVMTVDNDDAIETAVRLAREEGIFVGISSGANVFAALRVAKQLGPGHNVVTMLCDTGERYLSTGIFD, from the coding sequence ATGCCGACCACAACCAGTGAAACCCCCCTGGGGCAGATTGGAAACACGCCCCTCGTTCGTCTGAACAAACTCACCGGAACACGCAGCGCCGCCGTATGGGGCAAACTCGAATCAGCGAACCCGGGCGGCAGCGTCAAAGACCGCATTGCCCTGGCCATGATCGAGAAGGCGGAAAAAGACGGTCACCTCAAACCCGGCGCCACCATCGTCGAGCCGACCAGCGGCAACACCGGCATCGGTTTATCTCTGGTCTGCGCCGTCAAGGGATACAAGCTCGTTCTGACCATGCCGGATACCATGAGCCAGGAACGCCGCCGACTGCTCGGCGCCTATGGGGCCGAACTGGTTCTGACCCCGGGCTCACAGGGAATGCGCGGCGCCATCGAGATGGCGGAAACCCTGGTTGCGGAGCGCAAGGGATTTATGCCGCAGCAGTTTCGCAACCCCGCCAACCCCGCAGTTCACGAAGAAACCACCGGTCCAGAAATTATCAGGGCGCTTGAAGGACGCATCGATGCTTTCGTCGCAGGCGTCGGTACCGGCGGAACGATTACCGGCGTAGGCCATGCACTGCGCGCCAAAAATCCCAAAGTCCTGATCATGGCGGTCGAGCCCGCCGATTCACCGGTTCTGAGCGGCGGAGATCCCGGGCCGCATCGCATCCAGGGGATCGGTGCAGGGTTTATCCCGGATGTTCTCGATACCGCCGTGTACAATGACGTCATGACCGTCGACAACGACGATGCCATCGAGACCGCGGTGCGACTTGCACGGGAAGAGGGAATATTTGTCGGCATCAGCTCCGGCGCCAACGTTTTCGCCGCACTGCGGGTGGCGAAACAGCTCGGCCCCGGCCATAATGTCGTCACCATGCTGTGCGACACCGGCGAGCGCTATCTCTCTACCGGAATTTTCGATTAA
- a CDS encoding flavin reductase family protein → MQLLFSRYPHLAACPLALVSWKGGGGRVAWRVTGWIGLVSGSPTRLSFALRGDEQDFDEMRFRRDFAVNVPRRALAAFLRRQGVMQSGHVGASDLPLSFVPGAIVSSPCLDDCPVIFECRVHRIQKEFERVRITGDVFAVQIDGALYRDDAFSAIGRMTSCLGQHEPSASAVE, encoded by the coding sequence ATGCAGTTACTTTTTTCCCGTTATCCTCATCTTGCCGCCTGCCCGCTGGCCCTGGTCTCCTGGAAAGGGGGCGGAGGCCGTGTCGCCTGGCGGGTCACCGGCTGGATCGGACTCGTGAGTGGGAGTCCGACGCGGCTGAGTTTCGCATTGCGTGGCGACGAGCAGGATTTTGACGAAATGCGCTTCCGGCGGGATTTTGCCGTCAATGTGCCGCGAAGAGCTCTGGCGGCATTTCTGCGGCGCCAGGGGGTCATGCAGTCCGGGCATGTTGGTGCCTCTGATCTGCCCCTGTCTTTTGTGCCGGGGGCCATTGTGTCAAGTCCCTGCCTGGACGATTGCCCGGTTATTTTTGAATGCCGCGTCCACCGGATTCAGAAGGAGTTTGAGCGGGTGCGGATCACCGGGGATGTCTTTGCGGTTCAGATCGATGGTGCGTTGTACCGCGATGATGCTTTTTCGGCGATCGGCCGTATGACTTCCTGCCTGGGGCAGCATGAGCCTTCGGCAAGCGCCGTGGAATAG
- the larE gene encoding ATP-dependent sacrificial sulfur transferase LarE: protein MTLDDKYMRLQEILRNCGSILVSFSGGVDSTFLLRVAREVLGTDQVAAFTATSPTYPLHEFEQSRELARQMGVRQIVVDSNELKIPGFSENTPLRCYHCKKELFTLCRRHADALGLETIADGSNLDDLQDHRPGRRAAQELQVRSPLLEAGLTKDDIRALSRRLNLPTWDKQALACLSSRFPYGTEITADRLEQVARCENFLKDKGFDTYRVRYHGDLARIELSSAGLTAVLENPDLRQELVQVCKQAGFTYVTLDLQGYRTGSMNEVL from the coding sequence ATGACGCTTGATGATAAATACATGCGCCTGCAGGAGATTCTTCGCAACTGCGGCTCCATTTTGGTGTCCTTTTCCGGCGGCGTTGACTCAACCTTTCTGCTCAGGGTCGCCCGGGAGGTACTGGGGACGGATCAAGTCGCGGCATTCACCGCGACTTCGCCGACCTATCCTCTCCATGAATTTGAACAAAGCCGCGAACTGGCCCGGCAAATGGGAGTACGACAGATCGTCGTCGACAGCAACGAGCTTAAAATACCCGGATTTTCCGAAAACACGCCGCTGCGCTGCTATCATTGCAAAAAAGAACTCTTTACCCTGTGCCGCCGGCATGCAGATGCCCTGGGACTCGAAACCATTGCAGACGGCTCCAATCTGGACGATCTGCAGGACCACCGTCCGGGACGGCGGGCCGCTCAGGAATTGCAGGTTCGCTCCCCTCTGCTGGAAGCCGGTTTGACCAAAGACGATATCCGGGCACTCAGCCGCCGCCTTAACCTGCCCACCTGGGACAAACAGGCCCTGGCCTGTCTTTCTTCACGCTTTCCGTATGGGACTGAAATCACGGCCGACCGCCTCGAGCAGGTGGCCCGTTGCGAAAACTTCCTCAAGGACAAGGGTTTTGACACTTACCGGGTACGCTACCATGGAGACCTGGCGCGCATCGAACTCTCCAGTGCAGGACTTACCGCAGTGCTTGAAAATCCCGACCTGCGGCAGGAACTGGTGCAAGTCTGCAAACAGGCAGGATTCACTTACGTGACCCTCGACCTGCAGGGTTACCGCACCGGAAGTATGAACGAGGTTCTGTAG